In Rhodopirellula bahusiensis, the following proteins share a genomic window:
- a CDS encoding secretin N-terminal domain-containing protein: MSLAIFSLSLAAQTPTVIRTPDGKTITTSGPMPGPGGGPPGAPPPGAQPGGKNGEKKDGKDGEGKPPESAAPKVIRRDSADAKPSDPNELKATVGDDGKVGFRFRNQGWVDLVRWLSDISEQPIDWQELPGDTVNLISPDRLTVSETADLINRHLLARGYTMLDLEGGIAIVKTDAVNPGMVRRVDVSELNELEDHRYVRTMLDAGWLSAEKLSEELKAMLSSAGKMIPLATTNRIEVMDVAVNLRQVAHLLAEERDAASRDALAPEFRLRHIPAEEAKSMLEQFLGVEKKESAPMSQQQMQMMQRMQQMQQQQGKKGGEAKGDMEISIVANTRQNSVLVRAPLDRVAIAAEFIKRIDVPGGSLRSLTDATSRVDVFRLVSLDPEKLIEIAQEMNVLEPTTRIRVDKDNAAVIVSGSAADRFIIKSLIERLDGGKRRLEVLQLRRLGAAEVAESISFLMGQEPEEDDNNSRSRYSYYGWGGNDDDDKKDKDKFRVTANVAYRQVLLWANDNEMEEVRSLLIKLGELPPPGGSERTMRIIEASATPETLEYLQRLQRRWQQLSGTELVLPDADEFKDPIDAIGEEREEEDAKTEDEDSMEETEEAPAVILPPETELTGADRSGEQFTWVNAFSDDNAAADLPNQESTSTTDRSTATATSVSSASASSKPKIEIKLDAAGNLVLRSDDTDALDQLEDLMLQVSPPRRPYHVFRIRYASVSYIAIDLEDYFEEDEEDEDDDEDRFYRYIFGSGDSEDKGPKGLDAAGKLKFLPNSDTGTLIVSGATGQQLQTIEELIRLWDVPETVNPRKVRYTKLIHIQYGNAAKIADTVKDAYRDLLSSNDKAFQGGGGRGGQRGGAKEASNRESGAGLEDSESGKDGGGQDFSFNGKLSMGVDEVGNTLLISAEGESLLDLIAEMVDKLDVAAKPGGDVEIINLSGGVSAEAVQRALAALGVESDARPSRDRNSNSDDRRRDNNESQRRRPSRD; encoded by the coding sequence TTGTCGCTGGCAATTTTTTCTTTGTCGCTCGCGGCTCAGACGCCCACGGTGATCCGAACCCCTGATGGCAAAACGATCACCACCAGCGGCCCCATGCCCGGCCCCGGTGGAGGTCCGCCGGGAGCCCCACCACCGGGCGCCCAGCCAGGCGGAAAGAATGGCGAGAAAAAAGATGGCAAGGACGGCGAAGGCAAACCGCCTGAATCAGCCGCCCCCAAAGTCATTCGCCGAGACAGCGCCGATGCCAAACCCTCGGACCCAAATGAACTGAAAGCAACCGTCGGCGACGATGGCAAAGTCGGCTTTCGGTTCCGCAATCAGGGTTGGGTCGATTTGGTGCGTTGGTTGTCGGACATCTCCGAACAACCGATCGACTGGCAAGAGTTGCCGGGAGACACCGTCAACTTGATCAGTCCCGATCGTTTGACCGTTTCCGAAACAGCCGACTTGATCAACCGTCACCTGCTCGCCCGCGGCTACACGATGCTCGACCTAGAAGGCGGCATTGCCATTGTCAAAACCGACGCCGTCAATCCAGGAATGGTTCGGCGAGTGGACGTCAGCGAACTGAACGAACTCGAAGACCACCGCTACGTTCGCACGATGCTCGACGCGGGTTGGCTTTCGGCGGAAAAGCTTTCCGAAGAACTCAAAGCCATGCTCAGCAGCGCGGGCAAAATGATCCCGTTGGCAACCACCAATCGCATTGAAGTGATGGACGTCGCAGTGAACCTGCGGCAAGTCGCTCACTTGCTCGCCGAAGAACGCGACGCGGCCAGCCGTGACGCGTTGGCGCCGGAGTTCCGCCTGCGTCATATCCCGGCCGAAGAAGCCAAGAGCATGCTCGAACAATTTCTCGGCGTGGAAAAGAAAGAATCCGCTCCGATGTCACAGCAACAAATGCAAATGATGCAGCGAATGCAGCAGATGCAACAACAGCAAGGCAAAAAGGGCGGCGAAGCAAAAGGTGATATGGAAATTTCCATCGTTGCCAACACGCGTCAAAACTCCGTGCTCGTTCGCGCACCGCTCGACCGAGTCGCCATCGCCGCGGAATTCATCAAACGCATCGACGTCCCCGGTGGATCGCTCCGCAGCCTCACCGATGCGACCTCACGAGTCGATGTGTTTCGGTTGGTTTCACTGGATCCGGAAAAGCTGATCGAGATCGCTCAGGAAATGAACGTGCTCGAACCCACCACACGAATTCGAGTGGACAAGGACAACGCGGCGGTCATTGTTTCCGGATCGGCCGCGGATCGCTTCATCATCAAATCACTGATTGAAAGACTCGATGGCGGCAAACGTCGCTTGGAAGTCCTGCAGTTGCGCCGGCTCGGTGCAGCCGAAGTCGCGGAGTCGATCTCATTCCTGATGGGACAAGAACCCGAGGAAGACGACAACAACTCTCGTTCGCGATACAGCTACTACGGATGGGGCGGCAACGACGACGATGACAAGAAAGACAAAGACAAATTTCGCGTGACCGCGAACGTCGCCTATCGACAAGTCTTGTTGTGGGCGAATGACAACGAAATGGAAGAGGTCCGATCGTTGCTGATCAAACTGGGTGAGTTGCCACCTCCCGGCGGAAGCGAACGAACGATGCGAATCATCGAGGCTTCGGCAACTCCCGAAACGCTGGAGTACCTTCAGCGTTTGCAACGACGCTGGCAACAGCTTTCTGGTACCGAATTAGTGCTGCCGGATGCGGACGAATTCAAAGACCCGATCGATGCGATTGGCGAAGAACGCGAAGAAGAAGACGCGAAGACCGAGGACGAAGATTCAATGGAAGAAACCGAGGAGGCTCCAGCGGTCATCCTGCCACCGGAAACCGAACTCACGGGTGCCGACCGATCGGGCGAGCAATTCACTTGGGTCAACGCTTTCTCCGATGACAACGCGGCGGCTGACTTGCCTAACCAGGAATCAACGTCCACAACCGACCGCTCGACGGCAACGGCAACGAGTGTTTCATCTGCGTCGGCGTCATCCAAACCGAAGATCGAAATCAAGTTGGACGCGGCGGGCAATTTGGTTCTCCGCAGCGACGACACCGACGCGTTGGATCAATTGGAGGACTTGATGCTTCAGGTATCACCACCACGGCGTCCTTATCATGTCTTTCGCATCCGCTATGCATCTGTTTCCTACATCGCGATTGATCTCGAAGATTACTTCGAGGAGGACGAAGAGGACGAGGACGATGATGAAGATCGCTTCTACCGCTACATCTTCGGCAGCGGAGATTCGGAAGACAAAGGCCCGAAAGGCCTGGATGCCGCGGGCAAGTTAAAATTCCTTCCCAACTCTGATACTGGCACCCTGATCGTCAGTGGTGCGACGGGCCAACAACTGCAAACCATCGAAGAGCTCATCCGTTTGTGGGATGTTCCCGAAACAGTCAATCCGCGAAAGGTCCGCTACACCAAACTGATTCATATCCAATACGGCAATGCTGCGAAAATTGCTGACACGGTCAAAGACGCGTACCGCGATTTGCTCAGCAGCAATGACAAAGCGTTCCAAGGCGGCGGAGGTCGCGGTGGCCAACGTGGGGGGGCAAAGGAGGCCAGCAATCGTGAAAGCGGCGCCGGATTGGAAGACAGCGAAAGCGGAAAAGATGGTGGCGGACAAGATTTCTCCTTCAACGGCAAGCTTTCCATGGGTGTCGACGAAGTCGGCAACACGTTGTTAATCAGTGCCGAAGGAGAGTCGCTGCTTGACTTGATCGCTGAGATGGTCGACAAGTTGGACGTTGCCGCGAAACCGGGAGGCGATGTTGAGATCATCAATCTCAGCGGAGGTGTCTCGGCCGAAGCTGTCCAGCGAGCCCTCGCAGCTTTGGGAGTTGAATCCGATGCGCGTCCTTCACGGGATCGCAATTCAAATTCAGATGATCGTCGGCGCGACAACAATGAATCCCAGCGTCGCCGTCCCTCACGCGATTAA
- a CDS encoding MMPL family transporter has translation MKTSATQRFSRQVIARAHWIVLGWVVFAVLCKAFSPSWKQVALDGDFEYLPATQTSVAGGKLLDEAFFGTRARSQMVVTLSRAEQDLTKTDRLVGLDLIRRLYHRLGEVAWQRAMQLRDSDEKDTSARWWNVATQAFDQAIEIDSQFYEALGDRVPETSPTPYEPRLAIAYWDRGNLLGSQTVDRPSVVPGPSPKNNDATEKSQPDEKPSAVSETTARVAEDLESALVLDSDLPMSVLPISKRPLKDWEPLLDIYSWEDRTLGSQLKTPRARLAVLTLSSELAATGNIELLEQLQEIVDQTVAYSHVYLTEEERAKSGSPELLVTGSAAIGGQTLSAARSAIQYTEWFTVVMILLLLAIVYRAPLLVAVPLFSIAVAVMVSTAAVTFLTQASQSGLVPGLDVQIYTTSRIFVVVILFGAGTDYCLFLIARLREEAAQSPWPVACRKALTQVSGALIGSAMTTIVGLGMLWFADFGKFHHTGPIIAVCLSIGLLVCMTLTPACLSLLGPKVFWPTSAGQVSREPRIQLISNRSVNDKDGSPGDWLWNWMAIQLTRRPMMTLLIGLALLLPPAWVGFQNERTVTYDISGQLSASASTRQGMRVLDREFGIGQLAPISVLMLSEQPMQEAQQKETLQTITQALYQTEGVTAVRHRNDPLGDFPPDREMSLLSSEAWRRRALQNHRLTQLHFVSSMPQYANRLIRMDVIIEEDPFSESAGNNLKQIEETIAEQTAALGQAGLNIDAYYAGTTPSIVDLREVTLSDTFRIKLAVIAAVFAVLVLVIRRVALSIYLIATVLLSYYTTLGLTYLFFRFWHGPTFPGLDWKLPIFLFVILVAVGQDYNVYLVTRILEEKRKLGSLAAVRRAVARTGGIITACGLVMAATFISMTASSWWPWITQSFAFLTSDDAASLGDQIAKQPTTLRGITELGFALGLGVLLDTLYVRTVLVPSFVVLHDRWRKSSSSQRFQRSNGSSIN, from the coding sequence ATGAAAACCAGCGCCACCCAACGATTCTCTCGACAGGTCATCGCACGTGCTCATTGGATCGTTTTGGGTTGGGTCGTTTTTGCAGTCCTCTGCAAAGCGTTTTCGCCTTCTTGGAAACAAGTCGCCCTCGACGGCGACTTTGAATACCTTCCCGCGACCCAAACCAGCGTCGCCGGCGGAAAACTGCTCGACGAAGCTTTCTTTGGCACGCGAGCCCGCAGCCAAATGGTCGTCACGCTTTCGCGTGCCGAGCAAGACCTGACGAAGACCGATCGTCTGGTTGGGCTGGACTTGATCCGCCGTCTCTATCACCGGCTCGGCGAAGTCGCGTGGCAGCGAGCAATGCAGCTTCGCGACAGCGATGAGAAAGACACTTCTGCTCGATGGTGGAACGTCGCGACGCAAGCGTTTGACCAAGCGATCGAAATTGATTCGCAGTTCTACGAAGCACTCGGTGACCGCGTTCCTGAAACCTCGCCCACTCCCTACGAACCTCGACTAGCAATCGCCTACTGGGACCGAGGCAACTTGCTTGGTTCGCAAACGGTGGATCGACCTTCCGTTGTGCCAGGACCGAGTCCAAAGAACAACGACGCGACTGAGAAGAGCCAACCGGACGAAAAACCGTCCGCCGTCTCCGAGACAACCGCACGCGTCGCCGAAGACCTGGAATCCGCTCTGGTCCTGGATTCGGACCTGCCGATGTCCGTGCTGCCGATCTCCAAGCGACCGCTCAAGGATTGGGAACCGCTGCTGGACATCTACAGCTGGGAAGACCGCACGCTGGGTTCGCAGCTCAAAACCCCGCGAGCCCGATTGGCGGTGCTGACCCTATCGAGTGAACTGGCCGCGACCGGCAACATCGAACTGCTGGAACAACTGCAGGAGATCGTCGATCAAACGGTCGCCTACAGCCATGTTTACTTGACCGAAGAAGAACGAGCAAAATCCGGATCGCCCGAACTGCTGGTCACCGGTTCTGCCGCGATCGGCGGCCAAACTCTTTCCGCCGCACGTTCAGCCATTCAGTACACCGAGTGGTTCACGGTGGTGATGATCCTCTTGCTGCTGGCGATCGTTTACCGTGCCCCGTTGTTGGTCGCTGTGCCGCTGTTTTCGATCGCGGTCGCGGTGATGGTTTCCACCGCCGCGGTCACGTTTCTCACCCAAGCGTCGCAATCCGGTCTGGTGCCTGGACTGGACGTTCAGATCTACACAACCAGCCGAATCTTTGTGGTCGTGATTCTGTTTGGAGCCGGCACCGACTACTGCCTGTTCTTGATCGCTCGTTTGCGAGAAGAGGCCGCTCAATCGCCATGGCCCGTCGCCTGCCGCAAAGCACTCACGCAGGTCAGCGGCGCGCTGATCGGCAGCGCCATGACAACAATCGTTGGCTTGGGCATGCTGTGGTTTGCCGACTTTGGAAAGTTTCATCACACCGGCCCGATCATCGCGGTCTGCCTGTCGATTGGATTGCTGGTTTGCATGACGTTGACTCCCGCGTGCTTGAGCTTGCTGGGACCAAAAGTCTTTTGGCCAACCTCGGCCGGCCAGGTCAGTCGCGAACCACGAATCCAGTTGATCAGTAATCGCAGCGTCAACGACAAAGACGGCTCGCCCGGCGACTGGCTGTGGAACTGGATGGCGATCCAGCTCACACGTCGCCCAATGATGACACTGCTGATCGGGCTAGCACTGTTGCTGCCACCGGCCTGGGTCGGCTTTCAAAACGAGCGCACCGTCACCTACGACATCAGCGGTCAGTTGTCTGCTTCGGCGAGCACGCGACAAGGCATGCGTGTGCTCGATCGTGAGTTTGGCATCGGTCAGCTCGCACCGATCTCCGTGTTGATGTTGTCCGAACAACCAATGCAGGAAGCGCAGCAAAAAGAGACGCTGCAAACCATCACCCAGGCTCTCTATCAAACCGAAGGAGTCACCGCCGTTCGGCATCGCAATGATCCGCTGGGTGACTTCCCTCCCGATCGCGAAATGAGTTTGCTCAGCAGTGAAGCGTGGCGTCGCCGGGCACTACAGAATCATCGTTTGACTCAGCTTCACTTTGTGTCGTCGATGCCGCAGTATGCCAATCGACTGATTCGAATGGACGTGATCATCGAGGAAGATCCGTTCAGCGAATCCGCTGGCAACAACTTGAAGCAGATCGAAGAAACCATCGCGGAACAAACCGCCGCCCTCGGACAAGCGGGGCTCAACATCGACGCGTACTACGCCGGCACGACACCGTCCATTGTCGACCTTCGCGAAGTCACACTGTCGGACACGTTCCGAATCAAGCTCGCCGTGATCGCCGCCGTTTTCGCGGTGCTGGTCTTGGTGATTCGCCGAGTTGCATTGTCGATCTATTTGATTGCAACGGTCTTGCTCAGCTACTACACGACGCTCGGGCTGACGTACCTGTTCTTTCGTTTTTGGCACGGACCGACGTTCCCCGGCCTGGACTGGAAGTTGCCCATCTTTTTGTTCGTGATCTTGGTGGCCGTGGGACAGGACTACAACGTCTACTTGGTCACACGAATTCTCGAAGAGAAACGCAAACTCGGTTCGCTCGCCGCGGTCCGCCGCGCGGTGGCTCGAACCGGTGGCATCATCACTGCCTGCGGCTTGGTCATGGCCGCCACCTTCATCAGCATGACCGCGTCGTCCTGGTGGCCCTGGATCACCCAAAGCTTCGCGTTCCTGACCAGTGACGACGCCGCATCGCTCGGCGACCAAATTGCCAAGCAGCCGACCACGCTCCGGGGGATCACGGAACTCGGGTTCGCACTCGGTCTCGGCGTTCTTCTGGACACGCTTTATGTTCGAACGGTGCTCGTCCCCAGCTTTGTGGTGCTTCACGACAGATGGCGAAAATCGTCGTCTTCCCAGCGTTTTCAAAGGTCAAATGGGTCTTCCATCAATTGA
- a CDS encoding peroxiredoxin family protein: MSRFFSLPVAWTRKALLGAACGVAFLTGGVAVQAEPTLGVGSKAPALDIEHYIHEELGKFGPVTEFEEGKIYVVEFWATWCGPCIQSMPHLVELQERFREKGVQIVSISDEDLETVEGILERDYPGKEGVTFAELTSAYTLTVDPDGSSTDDYMRAANQNGIPAAFLVGKSGLIEWIGHPMSLDEPLEQVIEGTWDREAFKEQMARQQRLEESMQKVNRLAGEGNFDDAIKVIDKVLEEFEGVDDEMGESVREQLTQFKYGLRLDSGDLSEDVVEYFRGQLKEAKGNPQAMAQFSYGLMSSIQQGAEVGKLADETLVALNAEIEGADPQIQPLMHVLVAQLNASLERFDAAMEAQKKAIEKSEGRQKERMESMLEELEELSGSVATVEESEEDEDSTEDGE; this comes from the coding sequence ATGAGTCGCTTTTTTTCGCTTCCCGTCGCCTGGACACGTAAGGCTCTCCTGGGTGCCGCTTGTGGAGTTGCATTCCTGACCGGAGGCGTTGCGGTTCAAGCTGAGCCGACGTTGGGCGTTGGATCGAAAGCCCCCGCACTCGACATCGAACACTACATCCACGAAGAACTTGGCAAGTTCGGCCCCGTTACCGAGTTCGAAGAAGGCAAGATCTACGTCGTCGAGTTCTGGGCGACGTGGTGTGGGCCTTGCATTCAAAGCATGCCTCACCTGGTCGAGTTGCAAGAACGCTTTCGCGAAAAAGGTGTTCAGATCGTCAGCATCTCGGACGAAGACTTGGAAACCGTCGAAGGCATCCTTGAACGTGACTATCCCGGCAAGGAAGGCGTCACGTTCGCTGAGCTGACCTCGGCTTACACGTTGACGGTTGACCCCGACGGTTCATCGACCGACGACTACATGCGTGCCGCGAATCAGAACGGCATTCCCGCCGCGTTCTTGGTCGGCAAGTCGGGTTTGATCGAATGGATCGGCCACCCAATGAGCCTTGACGAGCCATTGGAACAAGTCATCGAAGGCACATGGGATCGCGAAGCTTTCAAAGAACAAATGGCTCGTCAGCAACGATTGGAAGAATCGATGCAGAAAGTCAATCGCTTGGCCGGCGAAGGCAACTTCGACGATGCGATCAAAGTCATCGACAAAGTTTTGGAAGAGTTCGAAGGCGTCGACGATGAAATGGGCGAGTCGGTTCGTGAGCAACTGACGCAGTTCAAATACGGTTTGCGTCTGGACTCAGGCGATCTTTCCGAAGACGTGGTCGAGTATTTCCGTGGGCAACTGAAAGAAGCGAAGGGCAACCCGCAGGCGATGGCTCAGTTCTCTTACGGATTGATGTCGTCGATCCAACAAGGTGCCGAAGTGGGCAAATTGGCCGACGAAACCTTGGTGGCACTCAACGCTGAAATCGAAGGTGCGGACCCACAAATTCAACCTTTGATGCACGTGTTGGTCGCTCAATTGAACGCTTCGTTGGAGCGATTCGACGCAGCGATGGAGGCACAGAAAAAGGCCATCGAGAAATCGGAAGGCCGTCAGAAAGAACGCATGGAGAGCATGCTTGAAGAGCTCGAAGAACTCTCGGGTTCAGTCGCGACCGTCGAAGAGTCGGAAGAAGACGAAGACTCGACGGAAGATGGTGAGTGA
- a CDS encoding sugar ABC transporter ATP-binding protein, which translates to MISPQADSPDQPSRLRLSGISKRFGSTQALSNVSMEVEGGQAIAVIGENGAGKSTLMKVLAGIVSPDQGQIELDGQTLVWSGPRDAIDAGIALIHQELNLHDNLSVAENLFLGREPSRYGLLDRAELRRTASVWLDRVGLSVSPDAPVGPLPIASKQLIEIARALSTDARVVIMDEPTSSLSEEESLRLFDLIETLREDGVAILYISHRLHEIIRLADRVEVLRDGEHVETLQKGNITHDTMVRAMVGRDLTRRSHETAKECLEPRLTVSGLKVGSRAAPPVDLQVLGGEVVALVGLVGAGRTEIVETIFGVRERFGGEITIDSKPLNGGVDDAIAAGLALVPEDRKRTGLLIQSSVRDNATIVSMTQEGVFRNQKTERATAAELIDRLRVKTASQEIEIASLSGGNQQKVALAKWLAGDVKVLMLDEPTRGVDIGAKSEIYEVIDQLASQGMGVLVVSSEMEEVFAIADRVIVISDGCVAGELTRSELTEEAIMRLAVAKGEPAQG; encoded by the coding sequence GTGATCTCGCCACAGGCGGACAGTCCTGATCAACCGTCTCGTTTACGGTTGTCGGGAATCAGCAAACGGTTTGGCTCCACCCAAGCTTTGTCGAATGTTTCGATGGAAGTGGAAGGTGGCCAAGCCATTGCGGTCATTGGTGAAAACGGAGCCGGCAAAAGTACCCTGATGAAGGTGCTGGCGGGGATCGTCTCGCCGGACCAAGGGCAGATTGAACTGGACGGTCAGACACTCGTTTGGTCAGGTCCTCGTGATGCGATTGACGCTGGCATTGCGTTGATACATCAAGAACTCAACCTGCATGACAATCTCAGTGTGGCCGAGAATCTGTTTCTCGGCCGCGAGCCCTCACGCTATGGTTTGCTTGACCGGGCGGAGCTACGACGGACCGCGTCCGTGTGGCTCGATCGCGTGGGGTTGTCCGTGTCCCCGGATGCTCCCGTGGGACCGCTTCCCATTGCATCGAAGCAGTTGATTGAGATCGCGCGTGCTTTGTCGACCGACGCTCGCGTTGTCATCATGGACGAACCCACCAGCAGCCTCAGCGAAGAAGAGTCGTTGCGGTTGTTTGATTTGATCGAAACGCTTCGCGAAGACGGCGTCGCGATTCTGTACATCTCGCACCGTTTGCACGAGATCATTCGTTTAGCGGATCGGGTGGAAGTGCTGCGTGATGGCGAACACGTCGAAACGCTGCAGAAGGGCAATATCACCCACGACACGATGGTTCGTGCGATGGTGGGACGCGATCTCACGCGACGATCTCACGAGACTGCGAAAGAGTGTCTCGAACCGCGGCTGACGGTCTCGGGATTGAAGGTTGGTTCTCGTGCGGCGCCACCGGTCGATCTCCAGGTGCTCGGCGGCGAAGTGGTTGCCTTGGTGGGTTTGGTCGGAGCTGGACGGACCGAAATTGTGGAGACAATCTTTGGTGTTCGCGAGCGGTTTGGCGGCGAGATCACAATTGATTCGAAGCCGTTGAACGGCGGCGTCGATGATGCAATCGCGGCTGGGTTGGCATTGGTTCCGGAGGATCGAAAGCGGACCGGGTTGCTGATTCAATCGAGCGTTCGCGACAACGCGACGATTGTCTCGATGACCCAGGAAGGCGTGTTTCGCAACCAAAAAACGGAGCGAGCGACCGCCGCGGAACTGATTGATCGGCTGCGAGTGAAGACTGCTTCGCAAGAAATTGAAATTGCTTCTTTGTCCGGTGGAAACCAGCAAAAGGTGGCGTTAGCGAAGTGGTTGGCGGGCGATGTGAAGGTCTTGATGCTCGATGAGCCAACACGAGGCGTCGACATTGGCGCAAAATCTGAGATCTACGAAGTGATCGATCAGTTGGCCAGTCAAGGCATGGGTGTTTTGGTGGTCAGCAGTGAAATGGAAGAAGTCTTTGCAATCGCCGACCGGGTGATTGTCATTTCCGATGGTTGTGTCGCGGGCGAATTGACAAGATCGGAATTGACCGAAGAGGCGATCATGCGTCTCGCGGTGGCAAAGGGCGAACCAGCCCAAGGTTGA
- a CDS encoding ABC transporter permease produces the protein MRGKNFGIFALLIAIVVIATWLEGNFVAAANLKTLIRDTSLYGLISIGVAMVIITGGIDLSIGSLIALCGVMMVQVIDVRYERYDSIGSIEAIERLEDGETRLRLDTAIDPVRAGDRMVYAGAFSESKVYLTGQVEEEGNVWLTTENPARSLQSGTAVSMERIRYTNPLLACGLVLLAGAFIGALHGLLVTRAHLQPFVVTLCGLLVYRGLARVWTGDDQVGLGSALADFKATVTGNVFEFPLPLVARLSGASESWSEWTWIAFPFTGVLLIVVAFAAWVFLEHSVAGRHLLAVGENEEAARFSGIRTDRLTVMAYVVSGLLAALAGILFLLEWNSVQPGSSGNFYELYAIAAAVLGGCSLRGGRGAVLGVIAGAAVMRCLYKAIVVLGIEQQWEMVIIGGALLASVLFDEVWRRYQMWKSAKSVVTT, from the coding sequence ATGCGTGGCAAGAATTTTGGCATTTTCGCGTTGCTGATCGCGATTGTGGTCATCGCGACTTGGTTGGAAGGCAATTTTGTCGCCGCCGCGAATTTGAAGACGCTGATCCGTGACACCAGTTTGTACGGATTGATTTCAATCGGCGTGGCGATGGTGATCATCACCGGTGGGATTGATCTGTCGATCGGATCGCTGATCGCACTGTGCGGTGTGATGATGGTCCAGGTCATCGATGTGCGTTACGAACGATACGATTCCATCGGAAGCATCGAGGCGATTGAGCGACTCGAAGATGGTGAAACACGCCTTCGCTTGGATACGGCGATTGACCCTGTTCGTGCCGGTGATCGGATGGTGTACGCCGGTGCGTTCAGCGAATCAAAGGTTTACTTGACCGGCCAAGTGGAAGAAGAAGGCAACGTTTGGTTGACGACTGAAAACCCAGCACGCTCTTTGCAGTCAGGCACTGCGGTTTCGATGGAACGCATTCGCTACACCAATCCGTTGCTCGCTTGTGGACTGGTGTTGCTGGCCGGCGCGTTCATCGGAGCTCTGCACGGTTTGCTAGTCACTCGGGCTCATCTGCAACCGTTCGTCGTGACGCTTTGTGGGCTGCTTGTTTATCGCGGTCTGGCTCGCGTTTGGACCGGCGATGATCAAGTCGGATTGGGCAGCGCGTTGGCTGACTTCAAAGCGACTGTGACGGGGAACGTTTTTGAATTCCCGCTCCCGTTGGTCGCGAGGTTGTCGGGTGCTTCTGAGTCTTGGTCCGAATGGACTTGGATCGCCTTTCCTTTCACGGGGGTGCTGCTGATCGTCGTCGCGTTTGCGGCTTGGGTGTTCTTGGAACACAGCGTCGCTGGTCGCCATTTGTTGGCTGTGGGCGAAAACGAAGAGGCGGCACGCTTCAGTGGCATTCGCACGGATCGATTGACCGTGATGGCTTACGTGGTCAGCGGGTTGTTGGCCGCGCTGGCGGGCATTCTGTTCTTGCTGGAATGGAACTCGGTGCAGCCCGGATCAAGTGGCAATTTCTACGAGTTGTACGCGATCGCGGCCGCGGTGCTGGGCGGTTGCTCGCTGCGTGGCGGCCGAGGTGCCGTGCTCGGCGTGATCGCGGGTGCCGCGGTGATGCGATGCCTTTACAAAGCCATTGTGGTTCTGGGCATCGAGCAGCAGTGGGAGATGGTCATCATCGGCGGCGCACTGCTCGCCAGCGTTCTGTTTGATGAAGTCTGGCGACGATATCAAATGTGGAAGTCAGCCAAGTCCGTGGTCACGACCTAG